A genomic window from Anthocerotibacter panamensis C109 includes:
- a CDS encoding ATP-dependent Clp protease ATP-binding subunit, with amino-acid sequence MFERFTEKAIKVIMLAQEEARRLGHNFVGTEQILLGLIGEGTGVAAKVLKSMGVNLKDARVEVEKIIGRGSGFVAVEIPFTPRAKRVLELSLEEARQLGHNYIGTEHLLLGLIREGEGVAARVLENLGVDLSKVRTQVIRMLGETAEVTSAGASGGRTKTPTLDEFGSNLTQMAVDEKLDPVVGREKEIERVMQILGRRTKNNPVLVGEPGVGKTAIAEGLAQRIATGDVSEILQGKRVVTLDIGLLVAGTKYRGEFEERLKKIMDEIRAAGNVILVIDEVHTLIGAGAAEGAIDAANILKPALARGELQCIGATTLDEYRKHIERDAALERRFMMVKVGEPSVDETIDILRGLRERYEKHHRLRITDDAIEAAARLSDRYISDRFLPDKAIDLVDEAGSRVRLRASQLPPQAKELDKELKQVMREKDDAVRAQDYDRAGVLRDREMAIKAEIKNLAQLHKAETATEEMPQVTEEDIAYIISSWTGVPVQKLTESESEKLLHLEDVLHNRIIGQDEAVKAISRAIRRARVGLKDPKRPIASFIFSGPTGVGKTELAKALSAYFFGSEEAMIRLDMSEYMERHTVSKLIGSPPGYVGYNEGGQLTEAVRRRPYSVVLFDEIEKAHPDVFNALLQILEDGRLTDAKGRVVDFKNTLLIMTSNIGSKVIEKGGGKIGFFDPGKADEQIYQNIRSLVNEELKQFFRPEFLNRLDEIIVFRQLTRDEVKLIADILLREVINRLNTQNIKLEVTEKFKEKLVVEGFNPSQGARPLRRAIQRLLEDTLAEEMLAGKIRDGHTVVVDIDDKGSTTYQPSERKLLATAD; translated from the coding sequence ATGTTTGAGAGATTCACCGAAAAAGCCATCAAAGTAATTATGCTGGCGCAGGAAGAGGCCCGTCGTCTAGGTCACAACTTTGTGGGCACTGAGCAGATCCTCTTGGGACTCATTGGAGAAGGTACCGGCGTGGCCGCCAAAGTCCTGAAATCGATGGGTGTCAACCTCAAGGATGCGCGGGTTGAAGTCGAAAAAATCATTGGGCGTGGCTCTGGTTTTGTCGCAGTCGAGATCCCTTTCACTCCCCGTGCCAAGCGTGTCTTGGAACTCTCCTTGGAGGAGGCCCGTCAGCTTGGTCATAACTACATCGGCACCGAACACCTGCTCTTAGGCTTGATCCGCGAAGGAGAAGGCGTAGCAGCTCGGGTGCTGGAGAATTTGGGCGTTGACCTCTCCAAAGTCCGCACTCAGGTCATCCGCATGCTCGGAGAAACGGCTGAAGTGACTTCTGCGGGGGCTTCTGGGGGGCGCACCAAGACGCCGACGCTAGACGAGTTCGGCTCCAACCTAACCCAGATGGCGGTCGATGAGAAGCTAGACCCTGTGGTCGGGCGTGAAAAAGAGATCGAACGGGTCATGCAGATCCTTGGTCGCCGGACAAAAAATAATCCTGTCTTGGTCGGTGAACCCGGAGTCGGCAAAACAGCCATTGCTGAGGGGCTAGCACAACGGATCGCAACCGGAGATGTCTCTGAGATCCTCCAAGGCAAGCGCGTTGTCACGCTCGACATCGGTCTACTGGTGGCTGGAACCAAGTACCGGGGTGAGTTTGAAGAGCGCCTCAAGAAAATTATGGACGAGATCCGCGCAGCCGGAAACGTGATATTGGTCATTGATGAAGTCCACACCTTGATTGGGGCGGGTGCTGCTGAGGGGGCTATTGACGCTGCTAACATCCTCAAGCCTGCTCTAGCGCGCGGTGAGTTGCAATGCATTGGGGCGACGACCCTGGATGAGTACCGCAAACACATTGAGCGCGACGCGGCCTTGGAGCGGCGCTTCATGATGGTCAAGGTGGGTGAACCCAGCGTGGACGAGACCATCGATATCCTGCGGGGGCTCCGAGAACGCTACGAGAAGCACCACAGACTGCGCATCACAGACGATGCTATCGAGGCTGCCGCCCGTCTCTCTGATCGCTATATCTCTGATCGCTTCCTGCCAGATAAGGCCATTGACCTGGTTGACGAGGCAGGTTCCCGAGTAAGGCTACGTGCTTCGCAACTCCCGCCTCAGGCCAAGGAGTTGGATAAAGAACTCAAGCAAGTCATGCGCGAGAAAGACGACGCAGTCCGGGCTCAGGACTACGACCGGGCTGGAGTCTTGCGGGACCGAGAGATGGCTATCAAGGCCGAAATCAAAAACTTGGCCCAACTGCACAAAGCCGAAACCGCTACGGAAGAGATGCCTCAGGTTACCGAAGAGGATATTGCCTACATCATCTCCTCTTGGACAGGGGTTCCGGTCCAGAAGTTGACCGAATCTGAGTCTGAGAAGCTCCTGCACCTCGAAGATGTCCTGCACAACCGCATCATTGGTCAAGACGAAGCCGTCAAGGCCATCTCCCGCGCGATTCGTCGCGCCCGAGTCGGCCTTAAGGACCCCAAGCGACCTATTGCCTCGTTTATCTTCTCCGGTCCGACCGGGGTAGGGAAGACTGAGCTAGCTAAAGCGCTGTCCGCCTACTTCTTCGGCTCTGAAGAAGCGATGATCCGTCTGGATATGTCCGAATATATGGAGCGGCACACGGTCTCCAAGCTCATCGGTTCGCCTCCGGGCTATGTCGGGTATAACGAGGGCGGGCAGTTGACCGAAGCGGTGCGCCGTCGTCCTTACTCGGTGGTTCTCTTCGATGAGATCGAGAAGGCACATCCAGATGTCTTTAACGCGCTTCTGCAAATCCTGGAAGATGGTCGTCTGACCGATGCCAAGGGCCGGGTGGTGGACTTTAAGAACACCCTTTTGATCATGACCTCTAACATTGGCTCAAAAGTCATTGAGAAAGGGGGCGGGAAGATTGGCTTCTTCGATCCGGGCAAAGCTGACGAACAGATTTATCAAAACATCCGTTCGCTCGTCAACGAGGAGCTAAAACAGTTCTTCCGCCCTGAGTTCCTGAACCGGTTGGATGAAATCATCGTCTTCCGTCAGCTCACCCGCGATGAGGTCAAGCTTATCGCTGATATCTTGCTCCGTGAGGTTATCAACCGCCTCAATACCCAAAATATCAAGCTGGAAGTGACGGAGAAGTTCAAGGAAAAACTCGTGGTCGAAGGCTTCAACCCCAGTCAAGGAGCGCGTCCGCTACGTCGGGCGATCCAGCGCTTGTTGGAAGACACCCTAGCGGAGGAGATGCTCGCTGGGAAGATCCGCGACGGTCATACAGTGGTTGTGGACATCGACGATAAGGGTTCTACGACGTACCAACCCTCAGAGCGCAAGCTGCTAGCTACCGCTGACTAA
- a CDS encoding ABC transporter permease, which translates to MWRLREPVSPILYAVLVGISLGLPLLLWWGVGRTGWVDPTFLPAPQKVIVRLVQLWQEDTLKEDILASLSRVGAGFVLASLVSIPLGIAVGSFRAVGALVEPFSGLMRYLPASAFVPLLILWLGIGEEPKIGLIFLGTVFYTLLLVADAVRAIPIAWIRVSYTLGANPLQVLVRVVLPGVLPNILDACRINLGLAWNLVILAELVAADSGLGTRILRAQRFLETDVMFVGIVCIGVIGIFLDVGLRLVKWWTLPWARD; encoded by the coding sequence GTGTGGCGTCTGCGTGAGCCGGTCTCTCCCATCCTGTATGCAGTGCTGGTGGGGATTTCTCTGGGGCTGCCGCTCCTCCTCTGGTGGGGGGTGGGCCGGACAGGGTGGGTGGACCCGACCTTCCTTCCTGCTCCGCAAAAAGTGATTGTCCGGCTGGTGCAGTTGTGGCAGGAAGACACGCTGAAAGAGGATATTCTGGCGAGCTTGAGTCGGGTCGGTGCGGGCTTTGTGCTAGCGAGTCTGGTGAGTATACCCCTGGGAATTGCTGTGGGGTCTTTCCGGGCTGTGGGTGCACTGGTTGAGCCCTTCAGCGGTCTGATGCGTTACTTACCTGCTTCAGCCTTTGTCCCGCTGCTGATCCTCTGGTTGGGGATCGGGGAGGAACCCAAAATCGGCCTCATTTTCCTGGGAACCGTCTTCTATACACTCTTGCTCGTGGCAGATGCGGTACGGGCCATTCCCATCGCCTGGATCCGCGTGAGCTATACTCTGGGGGCCAATCCACTCCAGGTCTTGGTCCGGGTGGTCCTTCCGGGCGTGTTACCGAATATCCTGGATGCCTGCCGCATCAATCTTGGTCTGGCTTGGAATCTGGTCATCCTCGCGGAGTTGGTAGCAGCAGATTCAGGCTTGGGTACACGTATCTTGCGTGCCCAACGCTTCCTGGAGACCGATGTCATGTTTGTGGGGATCGTCTGTATTGGCGTAATTGGTATCTTCCTGGATGTGGGGCTCCGTCTGGTGAAGTGGTGGACGCTACCCTGGGCTAGGGACTGA
- a CDS encoding GAF domain-containing sensor histidine kinase yields MHNNPAPSPRPRPSVKAQSTFLQQLVTLKNLKSSYDREVFEHLAPTLLTALGGGAIGVGRLHHQTREPIEPEDIPATAANFWQVDHLWSEEKQIQPEFFLYAHSLAQVIVEEGQAYQQRAVVQRGVHTWESLTMDPLLGQYRDIRSFAGCPVYVQGTCLGLVFVLDPEARTFTLEQLTLLEIFAAHIAACWERRIVQRQELQRQRVLVERLSTRWSTFSRELKSSATNVRLAVHLLRDDSAISLQGYINILEAECQRQMLLVEALLDPDRLESRAQELVFASLDVNKLLDRLYRVYAENIAARGIQLEWVLTEGLPELESDSTALEWVLVELLKHALQSVSVGGKLSMSAHATAPWLYVMVQGMGPDVPLPLDLPEVTDLSQIKHLVSQLGGKLYIQQGEGTCRFSLVFVLAGTRLVP; encoded by the coding sequence ATGCACAACAACCCCGCGCCGTCCCCCAGACCGAGACCTTCAGTTAAGGCTCAAAGTACATTTTTACAACAACTGGTTACGCTCAAAAACCTCAAATCCAGCTATGACCGGGAAGTGTTCGAACATCTGGCTCCTACGCTGTTGACAGCTCTAGGCGGGGGAGCCATCGGAGTAGGGCGACTCCATCACCAGACTCGCGAGCCTATTGAGCCGGAGGATATTCCTGCCACAGCAGCAAACTTCTGGCAAGTGGACCACCTTTGGTCAGAGGAAAAACAGATCCAGCCAGAGTTTTTTCTCTATGCACACAGTCTGGCTCAGGTGATTGTAGAAGAAGGGCAAGCTTATCAGCAGCGGGCTGTGGTCCAACGGGGAGTACACACCTGGGAATCCTTGACGATGGACCCCTTACTCGGTCAATACCGCGATATCCGCAGCTTTGCTGGTTGTCCTGTCTATGTCCAGGGTACCTGCTTGGGGTTGGTCTTTGTGCTGGACCCCGAGGCGCGGACATTTACTCTGGAGCAGTTGACCCTGCTTGAGATCTTCGCTGCTCATATCGCTGCTTGTTGGGAGCGGCGGATTGTGCAACGCCAGGAACTTCAGCGGCAGCGGGTACTTGTAGAAAGGCTCAGCACCCGCTGGAGTACCTTCAGCCGTGAACTCAAGTCCTCAGCTACCAATGTCCGTCTGGCAGTCCATCTGTTGCGGGATGATTCAGCGATTTCCCTGCAAGGTTATATCAATATCCTGGAGGCGGAGTGTCAACGGCAAATGCTCCTGGTAGAAGCCTTGCTTGACCCTGATCGGTTGGAGTCGCGTGCTCAGGAGTTGGTTTTTGCAAGCCTGGATGTCAACAAGCTGCTCGACCGACTCTATCGGGTCTATGCCGAGAATATTGCCGCGCGGGGCATCCAACTGGAGTGGGTCTTGACTGAGGGGTTGCCCGAGTTAGAGAGCGATAGCACAGCCTTGGAATGGGTCTTAGTCGAGTTACTAAAACATGCTTTACAATCAGTCAGCGTCGGGGGCAAGCTGAGTATGTCCGCCCACGCCACAGCACCTTGGCTCTACGTGATGGTGCAAGGGATGGGACCGGATGTTCCCCTACCCTTGGACCTGCCCGAAGTCACGGACCTATCCCAGATCAAGCATCTGGTCAGTCAGCTGGGTGGAAAGCTCTATATCCAGCAAGGGGAGGGAACTTGCCGCTTCTCGTTGGTGTTTGTACTTGCCGGGACGAGGCTCGTCCCATGA